A window of Gossypium hirsutum isolate 1008001.06 chromosome D13, Gossypium_hirsutum_v2.1, whole genome shotgun sequence genomic DNA:
TGGTGAAAGTTTCTCTAATTAGTTGTACGACGTCATGGTGTTTATATGTTCTTAGGATGTGTCGGGTTTGGGATGTTAATAGAATTTGGATTTGGAATCTCttataatatgtttttaagttgttTTCTCTCTAGTGGTTCGCTAGCTAGAGCTTGATTGTAACCaattgggtgtttaataaaatttatttggcttagaaaattaattatgattatagataatagaaattttattattaacattTTTCCTAAATAAAACCTTTCatgatattttatatatagaaGTTAAAAAAACTTCAAGTGTAGTACGTAGTTAATGACTGAAAAagtcaaaaatataaaaataaataaataatatcaagaTGTAAtccaaatttaataatatattatcaattttttttaaaatatattttttttcaaattaatattatatatgtataaattaatgaattaaacaacacgtattattaaaaaaatattttacttaattttaaagatttggtcatataaataaacaattaCATTACAATAAAAAGGGAAAGACTGAATTTAAATCAAAACCAACACAAACACAAACTTATCTATGACCCATTGGTGTGACCCTATTTTATGAataagaaatattttgaaatacaGGAAGATTTATGCGGAAAAAGGGATGGACAAACGGGAAAGCGGTGGATTGTTCACATTGCTCACATGCTTCAGGGTAATAGCTGCCTGCCCCTGAGGAGGCACGTACTTGACAGGGTTTGGCCCTACGCTCACCGCCTTCTCGCTTCGGCAGCTCAGCAACCCCCCATTCCCAGATTTCTGCCTTCCTCCTTTGCCAATGCCATTGTAATTGTAATTGCCATGCATCTCCTCTGCTTCTGATACCCCAACAGATCCTCTCTCAAACCCTTCTGCCGTTGTCACGCTCCACTCTATGCTCGCCTCGCTCGGCTCGTAGCAGCAATCTGTCATCATTGATGAATACTGACACCCGAACCCTGAACCGTTGCAGGCTGCTGCTATCGATCTTATTGTATTAAAATTCAAGGCATCATCCAATGAATCTCGACGATTATTGTACATTGGATGGGACGTGGAGTGGCCCTGGGTGGTTGTGGATAAGCTCTCAATTTCAAACAAGTCCGAGCCGGTATCACTTGCAGCATCATCGTCCGCTATGGTAATTCTGGACACTAGTTTCTTTGGAACAGAAATAGATGAGTCGTCAGGAGGTAGGAACACATCCAACGACTCTCGAGGTGGATCTTCATGATTATCAAGAGAACTACTATTTATATTCACTACCATTTTAACGTGGGATGATTTTGGTTGTACTTGATTAAGTATTGGAAAGGTGAAGCCAGCAGTCCCTGAACCATTACTTATCATCAGGGGTACTCTTGCTGTTGTTGCTACCACACGCTGTACCCCTAAGCTTGAATGAAACTCATGATTCTCTTCTGAGATACTGCGAGGATTACAGGTTTGTAGCATCTCTTCCCGTTTATGATCAATACCGGAGCTTGCACTTTGTGTCACCGTGCTTCTCTTACCATCTACCTTAAAACTCTGGGGCTTATTGGGCTCAACTTGAACTGATTTCTTGCCG
This region includes:
- the LOC107919281 gene encoding protein PHYTOCHROME KINASE SUBSTRATE 4 translates to MMMTMMMEKARAMKTMNGGGSQEHFLEQEQEEELKPSLSYNINSFPQQKTNLGVDVSADEDTEISIFDAKRYFSESNSDSRVCKRVSPLNIPNPVHVASEPGAALAGRFSSASSAADGYGYGRTYRVRSFHATPTPSSEASWNSQTGLLANPPGAIAVSMTTADDKRKGSRNLRRLWRLSCPCSGKKSVQVEPNKPQSFKVDGKRSTVTQSASSGIDHKREEMLQTCNPRSISEENHEFHSSLGVQRVVATTARVPLMISNGSGTAGFTFPILNQVQPKSSHVKMVVNINSSSLDNHEDPPRESLDVFLPPDDSSISVPKKLVSRITIADDDAASDTGSDLFEIESLSTTTQGHSTSHPMYNNRRDSLDDALNFNTIRSIAAACNGSGFGCQYSSMMTDCCYEPSEASIEWSVTTAEGFERGSVGVSEAEEMHGNYNYNGIGKGGRQKSGNGGLLSCRSEKAVSVGPNPVKYVPPQGQAAITLKHVSNVNNPPLSRLSIPFSA